A genomic segment from Thermococcus sp. encodes:
- the crcB gene encoding fluoride efflux transporter CrcB, translated as MNLRIALAVMLGGAFGALARFYLSGILPVYKEFPVGTLLVNSTASLTLGYLYGLMFWGFYVPADWRAFFGTGFCGALSTFSTFSYETFSLFREGEYTMGLLNIAANVIITITLVFAGFILARR; from the coding sequence ATGAACCTTAGGATAGCCCTCGCTGTGATGCTCGGTGGTGCCTTCGGGGCGCTGGCGAGGTTCTACCTCTCAGGCATACTACCCGTTTACAAGGAATTTCCTGTGGGAACGCTCCTCGTCAACAGTACCGCTAGTTTAACCCTCGGCTATCTCTACGGCCTAATGTTCTGGGGATTCTACGTCCCGGCTGACTGGAGGGCCTTCTTTGGAACCGGGTTCTGCGGTGCTTTAAGTACCTTCTCAACCTTCTCCTATGAGACGTTCTCACTCTTCCGCGAGGGTGAGTACACCATGGGTCTTCTCAACATAGCGGCAAACGTTATAATCACAATAACACTTGTGTTCGCTGGATTTATATTAGCCAGGAGGTGA
- a CDS encoding DUF190 domain-containing protein has translation MVEVEHWNALRLKVYIGENDRFKGKPLYKAIVEKFREMGIAGATVYRGIYGFGKKSNVHSADVMRLSTDLPIVIEAVDRGYKIEEAICEIRPMIKDGMITVEPVIVVWVGTSEEVRKFEGDAIRELQ, from the coding sequence ATGGTCGAGGTTGAGCACTGGAATGCCCTTCGGCTCAAGGTTTACATAGGGGAGAACGACCGCTTCAAGGGGAAACCTCTCTACAAGGCGATAGTTGAAAAGTTCCGCGAGATGGGAATCGCGGGAGCTACAGTTTACCGCGGCATCTACGGCTTCGGAAAGAAGAGCAACGTTCATTCAGCCGATGTGATGAGGCTCTCAACGGACTTACCTATAGTTATTGAGGCGGTTGACAGGGGTTATAAAATAGAGGAGGCGATATGCGAGATAAGACCAATGATAAAGGATGGTATGATAACAGTTGAGCCCGTTATAGTGGTCTGGGTTGGTACCTCCGAGGAGGTGAGGAAGTTTGAGGGGGATGCCATAAGGGAACTGCAATGA
- the coaBC gene encoding bifunctional phosphopantothenoylcysteine decarboxylase/phosphopantothenate--cysteine ligase CoaBC, which yields MLHHIKLIYATKSRKLAGKKIVLAIPGSIAAVECVKLARELIRHGAEVHTVMSENARKIIHPYAMEFATGNPVVTEITGFIEHVELAGEHENKADLILVCPATANTIGKIACGVDDTPVTTVVTTAFAHTPIMIAPAMHSTMYNHPIVKENIEKLRKLGVEFIEPRFEEGKAKVASIDEITYRVIRKLYKKDLTGKRVLVTAGATREYIDPIRYITNASSGKMGVSIAEEAELRGAEVTLVRTRGSVPSLVENQVEVETVEEMLGAIETELNTKEYDVIVLAAAVSDFRVKEKTNTKIKSGRPLTLELEPTPKIIDRVKGLQPDVFLVGFKAETELSEEELISAAKGQIGRAGSDLVVANTLGAFGSDDNEVLLVGRDFVKRLPRMNKRELAERLWDEIVRLL from the coding sequence GTGCTTCACCACATTAAGCTGATTTACGCTACCAAGAGTCGAAAGCTCGCCGGTAAAAAGATAGTCCTGGCAATTCCCGGAAGTATAGCGGCAGTTGAGTGCGTCAAACTCGCGAGGGAGCTGATAAGGCACGGCGCAGAGGTTCACACCGTGATGAGCGAGAACGCCCGGAAGATAATCCATCCCTATGCCATGGAGTTTGCGACCGGAAATCCCGTCGTGACGGAGATTACCGGCTTCATCGAGCACGTTGAGCTGGCCGGGGAGCACGAGAACAAGGCCGATCTCATTCTTGTCTGCCCTGCAACTGCCAACACTATAGGGAAGATAGCCTGCGGGGTAGATGACACGCCCGTTACAACCGTCGTGACGACCGCCTTTGCCCACACACCGATAATGATAGCCCCTGCAATGCACTCAACGATGTATAACCACCCGATAGTCAAAGAGAACATCGAGAAGCTTAGGAAGCTCGGCGTGGAGTTCATAGAGCCGCGCTTTGAGGAGGGCAAGGCCAAGGTCGCCTCCATAGACGAGATAACCTACCGCGTCATCAGGAAGCTTTACAAGAAGGACCTCACCGGAAAGCGTGTTTTGGTAACAGCTGGCGCAACGAGGGAGTACATAGACCCGATCCGTTATATAACCAACGCGAGTAGTGGGAAGATGGGTGTTTCCATTGCCGAGGAGGCGGAGCTGAGGGGAGCAGAGGTTACCCTAGTACGGACGAGGGGAAGTGTTCCAAGCCTCGTCGAGAACCAGGTTGAGGTTGAAACCGTCGAGGAAATGCTTGGAGCTATTGAGACCGAGCTGAACACGAAGGAGTACGACGTCATCGTTTTAGCGGCCGCAGTCAGCGACTTTAGGGTGAAGGAGAAAACAAACACAAAGATAAAGAGCGGAAGACCTCTAACGCTCGAGCTCGAGCCGACGCCCAAGATAATAGACCGCGTTAAGGGACTTCAGCCGGATGTTTTTCTTGTCGGATTCAAGGCTGAAACTGAACTGAGCGAGGAAGAACTCATAAGCGCGGCGAAAGGGCAGATTGGACGTGCTGGAAGCGATTTAGTGGTCGCCAACACCCTCGGGGCCTTTGGAAGTGATGATAACGAGGTTCTGCTTGTTGGAAGGGACTTCGTGAAGAGACTGCCGAGGATGAACAAACGGGAACTCGCAGAGCGGCTCTGGGACGAGATAGTGAGGCTCCTTTGA
- a CDS encoding mechanosensitive ion channel family protein, whose translation MVGWENQIPYIGVTYFQLISSLVLLVVGYVVTKILVALFKKSIGKTKLPPLVVEFLSKFLSILLYTTVIILGLGVVGVSVSPLILGLSAVIGLILGFGLQDTLTNLAAGVWIAALRPVDLGEVVEVAGKTGSVSGIGLMSTELKTPDNKLITIPNKLIWGSIIVNHTRMPTRRVNVDIGVAYGTDLDGAIKLAMDLIRGHPKVLDEPEPTVVVTALVDSSINLQLRAWTKTEDYWTVKGDLTKGIYELYTKEGVEIPFPQLDVHLKKG comes from the coding sequence GTGGTTGGATGGGAGAACCAGATACCCTACATAGGGGTCACCTATTTCCAGCTTATATCCTCGTTGGTCCTACTGGTCGTGGGTTACGTAGTCACGAAGATACTCGTGGCGTTGTTCAAGAAGAGCATTGGTAAGACGAAGCTCCCACCGCTCGTCGTTGAGTTCCTCAGCAAGTTCCTGTCGATACTGCTCTATACGACGGTCATAATCCTTGGACTTGGAGTGGTCGGCGTCTCCGTTTCTCCCTTGATACTCGGCTTATCTGCAGTTATCGGCTTAATCTTGGGCTTCGGCCTGCAGGATACGCTCACGAACCTCGCCGCTGGAGTGTGGATAGCGGCTCTGAGGCCCGTTGACCTCGGTGAGGTCGTTGAAGTCGCCGGGAAGACGGGGAGCGTCAGCGGAATCGGCCTAATGAGCACGGAACTAAAAACGCCGGACAATAAGCTCATAACTATACCCAACAAGCTCATATGGGGTAGCATAATCGTCAATCACACAAGGATGCCGACGAGGAGGGTCAACGTCGACATAGGCGTCGCCTACGGAACCGATCTAGACGGGGCGATAAAGCTCGCAATGGACCTCATAAGAGGCCATCCAAAAGTCCTTGATGAGCCTGAGCCGACCGTCGTGGTAACCGCGCTCGTGGACTCCTCAATCAACCTCCAATTGAGGGCGTGGACTAAAACTGAAGATTACTGGACGGTCAAGGGAGACCTCACAAAGGGCATCTACGAGCTTTACACGAAGGAGGGCGTTGAGATACCCTTCCCGCAGCTGGATGTCCACCTGAAAAAGGGGTGA
- a CDS encoding aspartate/glutamate racemase family protein: MRRIGIIGGMTPESTCYYYRNYTKMSREKFGPFTFPELVVYSINFGEFMNSPNGWEERKEILIKAAKALERAGAEIIAMSANTPHMVFPEVQKAVNVPMVSIIDALIEEMKRRGVKRVLLLGTKTTMTADFYRNALHEAGFDVVTPSEEEMDEVDRIIFEELSFENLRSKPYLVELVEKYAKDKGINGVILGCTELPLAIKPSDVSVEVFDTAAIHMRKLIELASG, translated from the coding sequence ATGAGGAGAATAGGCATTATCGGCGGGATGACTCCTGAATCAACGTGCTACTACTACCGAAACTACACCAAGATGAGCAGGGAGAAGTTTGGCCCCTTTACCTTCCCGGAGCTTGTAGTTTATTCCATAAACTTTGGGGAGTTCATGAACAGCCCAAACGGCTGGGAGGAAAGGAAGGAGATACTTATAAAGGCCGCCAAGGCCCTCGAGAGGGCCGGGGCCGAGATAATAGCCATGTCGGCCAATACCCCCCATATGGTTTTTCCTGAAGTTCAGAAAGCCGTTAACGTCCCAATGGTCAGCATAATCGACGCCCTTATCGAGGAGATGAAGCGCAGGGGCGTTAAAAGGGTTCTTCTACTCGGGACGAAGACGACGATGACAGCTGATTTCTATAGAAACGCCCTTCACGAGGCCGGCTTTGATGTGGTAACCCCGAGCGAGGAGGAGATGGACGAGGTTGACAGGATAATCTTCGAGGAGCTGTCCTTCGAGAACCTGAGGAGCAAGCCCTACTTGGTAGAACTCGTCGAGAAGTACGCCAAAGATAAAGGCATCAACGGGGTAATCCTTGGCTGCACAGAGCTTCCGCTGGCGATAAAGCCCAGCGATGTATCTGTTGAGGTCTTTGATACCGCCGCAATCCACATGAGGAAGCTGATTGAGCTTGCCTCCGGGTGA
- a CDS encoding MazG nucleotide pyrophosphohydrolase domain-containing protein, with protein MEIREFQEIIKDIYFHKDSKRGVERTFLWFIEEVGELSEAIRKRDIESMEEEFADVLAWLASLANLLRIDLEDAAKKKYPGVCPYCGKNPCECKEKF; from the coding sequence GTGGAGATACGGGAATTCCAGGAGATTATTAAGGACATTTACTTCCACAAGGACTCAAAGAGGGGCGTTGAGAGAACATTTCTCTGGTTCATTGAGGAGGTCGGCGAGCTGAGCGAGGCGATACGGAAGCGTGATATAGAATCTATGGAAGAGGAGTTTGCGGACGTTTTAGCGTGGCTTGCGAGCTTGGCCAATCTCCTCAGGATAGACCTTGAGGATGCCGCAAAGAAGAAGTATCCGGGAGTTTGCCCCTACTGCGGGAAGAATCCCTGTGAGTGCAAGGAGAAGTTCTGA
- a CDS encoding TldD/PmbA family protein yields MHELVEFAVGRALELGADYAEARFEEKNGTSLSMKNGNPEGLEVLAKKGIGVRVLVDGGMGFASTNVLTKESVEGAVKKAVELARAASRVRNEPIRFSDDDFHSVHYEIKMKKDFRDVSPEEKLELLKKIDEEVKDTGVNVPMRYLLYSDQMWHKIIAHSDGAFIESFIPRVSTTYNLVVLENGQMEQAPFVQRAFSGGLELIEKDEPWNWAVKDVQALKRLITEGKKPPEGKVDLVISPEVAGIAVHESVGHPYESDRIFGREAAQAGESFVKPNMLGERIGSEAVTVIEDPTIPNSWGFYLYDDEGVKARPRYLIRDGIITEFLTNREYAYKLGQKSNAAARAINYNREPIVRMANTYLAPGDHSFEELIEDVKLGVYMVSFNEWNIDDRRYQQRYIGREAYLIENGEIKHPVRRPILEITTRALWSSVDAVGKEIAFYPGTCGKGEPGQGVPVWMGGAHARLRNIPLRRP; encoded by the coding sequence ATGCATGAACTTGTTGAGTTTGCCGTAGGGCGGGCCTTGGAACTCGGCGCCGACTACGCGGAGGCGCGCTTTGAGGAGAAGAACGGCACTTCTCTGAGCATGAAGAACGGGAACCCGGAAGGGCTGGAAGTTCTAGCCAAGAAAGGCATTGGCGTAAGGGTCTTAGTGGACGGAGGAATGGGCTTCGCCTCAACCAACGTTCTGACAAAGGAGAGTGTTGAGGGGGCGGTTAAGAAGGCGGTGGAGCTAGCCAGAGCGGCCTCTAGGGTGAGGAACGAGCCGATACGCTTCAGCGATGACGACTTCCACAGCGTTCATTATGAGATCAAGATGAAAAAGGACTTCCGAGACGTCTCCCCGGAGGAGAAGCTCGAACTCCTGAAGAAAATCGACGAGGAGGTAAAAGACACCGGCGTAAACGTCCCGATGAGATACCTTCTGTACTCCGACCAGATGTGGCACAAAATAATAGCCCACAGCGACGGGGCATTCATTGAGAGCTTCATCCCCCGTGTCTCAACCACCTACAACCTTGTTGTCCTCGAGAACGGTCAGATGGAGCAGGCACCCTTCGTGCAGAGGGCCTTTTCGGGAGGCCTTGAGCTCATAGAGAAGGATGAACCGTGGAACTGGGCGGTCAAGGACGTGCAAGCTTTAAAGAGACTAATCACCGAAGGCAAGAAGCCACCGGAGGGAAAGGTAGACCTCGTAATAAGCCCCGAAGTGGCCGGCATAGCGGTTCACGAGAGCGTTGGCCACCCCTACGAATCCGACAGGATATTCGGAAGGGAAGCCGCCCAGGCGGGCGAGAGCTTCGTTAAGCCGAACATGCTCGGCGAGAGGATAGGGAGCGAAGCAGTTACTGTCATCGAAGACCCTACGATACCCAACAGCTGGGGGTTCTACCTCTACGATGATGAGGGCGTTAAAGCCCGCCCGAGATACCTCATTAGGGACGGAATCATCACCGAGTTCCTCACGAACCGTGAATACGCCTACAAGCTCGGGCAGAAGTCGAACGCCGCGGCCCGTGCCATCAACTACAACCGCGAGCCTATCGTGAGGATGGCAAACACCTACCTCGCCCCGGGAGACCACTCCTTCGAGGAGCTGATTGAGGATGTGAAGCTCGGCGTTTACATGGTGAGCTTCAACGAATGGAACATCGACGACCGCAGGTATCAGCAGAGGTACATAGGCAGGGAGGCCTACCTCATCGAGAACGGTGAGATAAAGCACCCGGTGAGGAGACCTATCCTTGAGATAACGACGAGGGCACTGTGGAGCAGCGTTGACGCCGTAGGAAAGGAGATTGCCTTCTATCCAGGAACCTGTGGTAAAGGCGAGCCCGGTCAGGGCGTTCCAGTCTGGATGGGCGGGGCGCACGCAAGGCTCCGCAACATTCCACTTAGGAGGCCGTGA
- a CDS encoding TldD/PmbA family protein has protein sequence MFDVNELILKKAKELGFSDVVVLSHEGNRRQVRFANNEITVAKNWHERKVELFVELEKRVAGTTITELSEENIERTLKTLLSSMKGMSPKEDYYGIAEGPFEYRDIPETFDKSIVGLDEPNEYVERAINAALEEGAKRVAGVLYTDYDRLYLTTSSGVEAFDEGTGIEISVRAFIGDLESGHGTNSVRALKKFDPESAGRKAGEIAKLAQNPEQGPEGKFDVVFDPLAFANLLSYMSFMTSAYAAEAGFSFLVNKLGQKVANEIVTIKDVGNMPNGYGSRKFDDEGVPTKETAIIENGTFKTFLLNTSLARKYGTETTANAGLVMPHAWNIVLEPGDFSREELFSGVKRGIYITNVWYTRFQNYVTGDFSTIPRDGIFFVENGELRPIRNIRVSDNLGRILENVSALTKESHHVHWWEVETPVTTPYVLVKDVGITRATK, from the coding sequence ATGTTCGACGTTAACGAACTCATTCTGAAAAAGGCTAAGGAGCTCGGCTTTAGTGACGTGGTCGTTCTCAGCCACGAGGGTAACAGGAGGCAGGTCCGCTTCGCCAACAACGAGATAACCGTTGCCAAGAACTGGCACGAGAGGAAAGTTGAGCTCTTCGTCGAGCTGGAGAAGCGTGTCGCTGGAACAACGATAACCGAGCTGAGCGAGGAGAACATTGAACGCACTCTAAAAACGCTCCTGAGCAGTATGAAGGGAATGTCACCAAAGGAGGACTACTACGGAATAGCGGAGGGACCGTTCGAGTACAGGGACATCCCGGAGACCTTCGATAAATCCATCGTCGGACTCGACGAGCCGAACGAGTACGTTGAGAGGGCGATCAACGCGGCCCTTGAGGAAGGGGCAAAGCGCGTTGCAGGGGTTCTCTATACCGACTACGACAGACTCTACCTTACCACGAGCAGCGGCGTGGAAGCTTTTGACGAGGGAACCGGAATAGAGATAAGCGTTCGCGCCTTCATCGGCGACCTCGAGAGCGGCCACGGCACGAACTCCGTAAGGGCTCTCAAGAAGTTCGATCCCGAGAGCGCCGGGAGAAAGGCCGGGGAGATAGCGAAGCTCGCCCAGAACCCTGAGCAGGGACCGGAAGGAAAGTTCGATGTGGTCTTCGACCCCCTTGCCTTCGCCAACCTGTTGAGCTATATGAGCTTTATGACGTCAGCCTACGCGGCGGAGGCCGGATTCAGCTTCCTCGTTAACAAGCTTGGCCAGAAGGTTGCGAACGAGATAGTGACCATCAAGGACGTCGGCAACATGCCCAACGGTTACGGGAGCAGGAAGTTCGACGATGAAGGCGTCCCGACAAAGGAAACGGCGATAATCGAGAACGGAACCTTCAAGACGTTCCTCCTCAATACAAGCCTCGCCAGGAAGTACGGAACCGAAACAACGGCCAACGCCGGCTTGGTGATGCCGCACGCGTGGAACATCGTCCTTGAACCTGGCGACTTCTCCAGAGAGGAACTCTTCAGCGGAGTGAAGAGGGGAATCTACATCACCAACGTCTGGTACACGCGCTTCCAGAACTACGTGACGGGGGACTTCTCGACGATCCCGAGGGACGGCATCTTCTTCGTCGAGAACGGCGAGCTTAGGCCGATAAGGAACATCCGCGTCAGTGACAACCTCGGGCGCATCCTTGAGAACGTCTCCGCTTTGACCAAGGAGAGCCATCACGTCCACTGGTGGGAGGTTGAGACGCCGGTAACTACACCCTACGTCCTGGTAAAGGACGTCGGGATAACGAGGGCGACGAAGTGA